One Bos taurus isolate L1 Dominette 01449 registration number 42190680 breed Hereford chromosome 3, ARS-UCD2.0, whole genome shotgun sequence DNA window includes the following coding sequences:
- the APCS gene encoding serum amyloid P-component precursor — MNKLMSWVSVLIILPEAFAQTDLRGKVFVFPRESSTDHVTLITKLEKPLKNLTLCLRAYSDLSRGYSLFSYNIHSKDNELLVFKNGIGEYSLYIGKTKVTVRATEKFPSPVHICTSWESSTGIAEFWINGKPLVKRGLKQGYAVGAHPKIVLGQEQDSYGGGFDKNQSFMGEIGDLYMWDSVLSPEEILLVYQGSSSISPTILDWQALKYEIKGYVIVKPMVWG; from the exons ATGAACAAGCTGATGTCTTGGGTCTCTGTCCTCATCAtcctcccagaagcctttgcTCAGACAG ACCTCAGAGGGAAGGTATTTGTGTTTCCTAGAGAATCTTCCACTGACCATGTGACCCTGATCACAAAGCTGGAGAAACCTCTGAAGAACTTGACCTTGTGTCTCCGAGCCTATAGTGATCTCTCCCGGGGCTACAGCCTCTTCTCCTACAACATCCACAGCAAGGATAACGAGCTACTGGTTTTTAAAAACGGAATTGGAGAGTACAGTCTATACATTGGAAAAACCAAAGTTACTGTTAGAGCTACCGAGAAGTTCCCCAGCCCAGTGCACATCTGTACCAGCTGGGAGTCTTCCACAGGCATTGCTGAATTCTGGATCAACGGGAAGCCACTGGTGAAAAGGGGCCTGAAACAGGGTTATGCTGTGGGAGCTCACCCCAAGATTGTCTTGGGACAAGAGCAGGATTCCTATGGAGGAGGGTTTGATAAGAACCAGTCCTttatgggagagattggggattTATACATGTGGGACTCTGTCCTGTCGCCGGAAGAAATCTTACTTGTGTACCAGGGTTCCTCGTCCATCAGTCCCACCATCCTGGACTGGCAGGCTTTGAAATATGAAATCAAAGGCTATGTTATTGTCAAGCCCATGGTGTGGGGCTGA